In the Nocardioides panaciterrulae genome, GGTCATGCCAGTTCAGTCCTGTCACCCGTGAGGAAGGTGAGTGCCGGGTAGATAGTTGTCGCCGTCAAGAGTCCATCCTGACTCACGGCCGCCCCCGTCGCCACCTGTTGTCCGATCCTTAACACGCGCTCACGGACCCGAACCACGCAAGACACATCAACCCCACTGCATCACACAGTGTGCGCCAGGGCAGGCGGTTCGGCCAAGTCGTTCCGCACCCCCATCCAATGGATGAGACGTGCGTCACATCCCCGGATGGTGGGCCACGTGGACGGTGGTGGCTAGAGTGCCGCAGTTGCACGGGGACGGGCGCTCGAGGGGCGACCCCACGCGGCGCCGCCCACGCCCGGGCGGACCGTACGACTGGAGAGGTGGACTCTGTCCGTGGCCGGAACCCGCAAGATCGTCACCGTGCATTCGCCCGTCCCGGAGGCGGCGCTCAATGCGCTGCTGACCGGGATCGAGGACGCACTCCACAGCAGTGGCGCGTCGCGGGTCTGGATCGACGGGACCGGGAGCCCCGACATGGTGGTGATGGCCGACTTCGCCCCGCGCACCGGCGGTCCGGGCGAGGAGCGTCCGTAGCCCGGAGGTGTGCGTCCTCCCGCGGCGGGTCGGGGAGGAGTACGCTGAGCGCGGCTTCTCGGGCCCGGGATGTGCGTGTGTCGAGAAGCTCGATGACCACGAAAGAGGCGGCGGCCATGACGACTCGCAGGATCCTCACGCTCCATGCGCCGGTCGGGAAGTCGGTGCTGGACGGCGTGCTGACCTCGCTCGAGCAGACGCTGGTCGATGTCGGCGCGGAGCGGGTCTGGATCGATCCCACCTCCGCGGACGACCTGACCGTGCTGGCGGACTTCCCCGAGCCGGCCACGAACGAGCACGCGGTGCCGGCTCCGCGGGCCGTCGAGGAGGCCGAGGGCCGCAAGTGCGTCGGCCGCTAGCCGGACCCGCGGCCGCCGTCCAGCGCTGGCTCGAGCCTTACCCGATTTTCGGTATCTCCGGCGCGTCGCGGTTCGCGCGATCGCGCGAGGGGCAAACTCCCCACATGTGGTGGCTCCTGGTGGGCGCGGGCCTGTGGTGGCTCGTGGTGCCGCTCCCGTTGGCGGTCCTCGTGGGTCGCGCCTTCGCCGCGGCCGGCGAAGAGGAGCCTGCGGAGATGCAGCTCACGGAGATCGGCTGAGCCGACGGCGTCACCGACCGGGGCCGGACTCGTTGAACCGGGCATGATCCCCGCAAGTACTCAGAGCCGCCAGGTGGCCGAACGCCGCATCCTGACCCTGCACGTGCCCCAGCGGCCGCACGTCGTCGACGAGGTGCTCACCGCGATCGAGGGCGCCCTGCTCGGCGCCGGTGCCGCGCACGTGTGGATCGATCCGTCCTCCGGCGAGGACATGACCGTGATGGCCGAGCTGCCGGTGGCCGCGGACGCGCTCGAGCCGGGGCCCCACGCGGTGGGCCTCCCGGCGCCGCGGGCGGCGTCCTAGTCGGCTGTCGTCAGTGCGCGTGGCTGCCGGCCGCGAGGTCGACCCGGTCGGGCTCGCGCTGGGTGGGCAGGTCCTCCAGCCGCTTGCCGGGGGAGGCCAGCGCCACCACGCCGCTGAGCAGCAGCAGCACGCCGCACGCCACCTCGGCGCCCACGGTGCCCCCGATCTCGTGGTTGGCGAGGAACCCGCGCAGGACCAGCCCGACCCCGCAGAGCAGGATGACCAGGGTCGAGAGCAGGTGCCGGCCGGGCTGGCCGAACAGGATCCGCAGCGCGCCGGCCGAGCAGAGAATCGAGAAGCCCAAGGACCAGTTCGCGTTGGTCTGGGAGACGTAGCCGATCGGGTAGAGCCCCCACTGGGCGACCAGCAGGAACAGCCCCACCAGCGCCGCCACCATCGCGGCCGCGTTGGCCAGCGGCGGGCGCGGCGCGTTCCTCGAGCTGTACTCCTCGAGCAGCCGGACCCGGTCGAGCTCCCGGGACTTCCGCCGCACCTTCGGGTCCTCGAGCATCGCGCCCGGCTTCACGCCCTCGCGCTGCTCGCCGTGGACCGCCTGCTTGACCTCGTCCTTGGGCGCGACCCGGTGCGCGTCGTACATCACCCCGCCGCGGACGCCCACCGTGCCGCCGACCAGCAGCACGACCACGCCGGCGATCGCCCAGATCCACGAGGTGAACGCGACGCCGAGGCCGATCAGGACGGCACCGGCCAGCGCGAGGATCAGGCCTAGCCAGACACCGCGGGGCTTGACGGTGGGCTGCTTGTGGTCAGACATGAGGGAAGCCTTTCTGTGCTACGGGGCAATCAGTTACCTACCCAGTTGGGGCCGGGTTCTCACGTCCTGTGTCGGGATCTCGAGGCTCGTCGCTTCTCGCACCTCGATCAGCGGGGCTGCTTGAGGGTCAGGCCGTGGCCGGGGGCGTCGCTCGGGGTCAGGTGCGCGTCGATGGGGTCGGGGCAGCCGTCGAAGAGCCGCTGCTCGATCCGCACGTGGTCGTGGAACCACTCCAGGTGGCGCAGCCCGGGGGAGGCGGCGGCGACCGGGAGGGAGACGTACGGCGCGCAGTGGCCGCTCAGCGGCACGTGCTGCGCGTGCGCGGCCGCGGCGATCCGGCGCCACTCGGTGTACCCGCCGCACCGGGTGACGTCGACCTGCAGGCAGTCGACCGAGGGCGCCATCCGCTGGAAGTAGGTGAGGTCGTAGCCGTACTCACCGGCCGTGACGTCGGCGGTCACCCCGTCACGCACCCGCGCCAGCCCGGGCAGGTCGTCGGAGGTGACCGGCTCCTCGAACCAGACCACGCCCAGGTCCTCCAGCGCCCGGCCGACCCGGATCGCCTCGCCGGCGGAGTAGCCGCCGTTCGCGTCCACGAACAGGTCCGCCCCGTCGTCGCGGGGATCGCCGGCGACCTTGCGGGCCAGCGCGGCCCGCTCCAGGTCACGGTCCACCCGGCTGCCCCAGGACTCGCCGATCTTGATCTTCACCCGGCGCAGCCCGAGCTCGCACCAGCCCTCGACCTGGGTCCGGAGCCGGTCGTCGTCGTACGTCGTGAAGCCGCCGCTGCCGTAGACCTCCACCGGGTCGGGGTCGACGCCCCAGAGGCGGTGCAGCGGCACGTCCTGGAGCCGGGCCGCCAGGTCCCACAGCGCGATGTCGACCGCGGAGATCGCCATCGCGACCAGGCCCGGGCGGCCCGCGTTGCGGACCGCCCGGACCATCGCGTCGTTCGCGGACTCCGGGGCGAGGGCGTCGCGGCCGGTCACCACGTCGGCCAGCAGGCCGTCCACGACCTGGGCCGCCGCGGCCGGGGCGTAGGTCCAGCCCAGCCCGGTCCGGCCACCGGCCTCCGCCTGGACCAGCACGATCGTGGTGCTGTCCCAGGTCAGGGTGCCGTCGCCCTCCGGGGCGTCGGTCGGGATCGTCTCGGTCCAGGTCCTGAGGGTGGTGATCGGGGTGTCCGTGGCTGCTGCCCTGCCTTTCGTTACGGGGTCTCGATACGCTCGCTACTCGACCAGCGACAGCTTCGGGGTCTCGATACGCTCGCTGGCGCTCGCTACTCGACCACCGAGCCCGTTCTGGGGTCTCGATACGCTCGCTGGCGCTCGCTACTCGACCACCGAGCGCGGGTCTCGATACGCTCGCTGGCGCTCGCTACTCGACCACCGAGCGCGGCGGTCAGTCGTGGTCGTGGTGGGGGAGGAACTCCTGGGCCTTGGTCTTGATGCCCTCCTTCATCACGCCCCAGCGGCTGGCGTCGCCCTTGATCAGCGCCTTCGCGGAGTTGGTCATCTGGTCGAGGGTGGCGTGCGGGGGGATCGGCGGGATGTCCGCGTCGCAGTGCACGTCGAGGACGTAGGGGCGGTCGGCGTTCAGGGCGGTCTCCCACGCGGCGGCCAGGTCCTCGGGGTCCTTCACCTCGATCGCGCCCAGGCCGATCGAGCCGGCGAACCCGGCGTACGAGATGTCCGGCAGCGCCTGGCTCTCCACGAACTTCGGCGTGCCGCCCATCGCCCGCAGCTCCCAGGTGACCTGGTTGAGGTCGTTGTTGTGCAGCACGCAGACCACCAGCCGCGGGTCGTCCCAGGTCTGCCAGTAGCGGGAGATGGTGACCAGCTCGGCCAGACCGTTCATCTGCATCGCGCCGTCGCCCTCGAAGGCGATCGCCGGGCGGTCGGGGTGGGCGAACTTCGCGCCGATCGCGTACGGCACGCCCGGGCCCATCGTCGCGAGGTTGCCCGAGAGCGAGCCGCGCATCGCACCGCGGAACTTGATGTGGCGGGCGTACCAGTTCGCCGAGGAGCCGCTGTCCGCGGCGATGATCGCGTCCTGGGGCGCCTGCTTGGAGAACTCCCAGAAGATCCGCATCGGGTTCACCGGGTCGGCCGAGACGTGCGCCTCGTCCTCCATCGTGTCCCACCACTTCTCCACGCCGGCACAGATGTCCTCGTGCCAGGACCGGTCGGTCTTGCGCTCCAGCATCGGGATGAGCGCACGCAGGGTGGTGGCCGCGTCGCCGACGAGGTTGACCTCGTAGGGGTAGCGCATCCCGATCATCGTGCCGTCGATGTCGATCTGTACGGCGCGGGCCTGGTCGAGGTCAGGCATGAACTGGGTGTAGGGGAAGCTCGACCCGATCGTGAGCAGCGTGTCGCAGCCCTGCATCATCTCGTAGCTCGGCCGGGTGCCGAGCAGCCCGATCGACCCGGTCACCCAGGGCAGCTCGTCGCTGAGCACGTCCTTGCCGAGCAGCGCCTTGGCCACCCCGGCGCCGAGCAGGTCGGCCACCTCGGTGATCTCGCCGGCGGCACCCCGGGCACCCTGGCCGACCAGCAGCGCGACCCGCTTGCCCGCGTTCAGGATCTCCGCGGCCTGCCGCAGCGCCTGGCCGTCGGGGGCCGCGGTCGGCCAGCTGATCCCCAGGCTGGAGGGCACCATCTTGAACTCGTGCTGCGGCGGGGAGTAGTCCAGCTCCTGCACGTCGTTGGGGATGATGATCGCGGTCGGCGCGTGCCGGGTCATCGCGGTCCGGATCGCCCGGTCCAGCACGTTGGGCAGCTGCTCGGGGACCGTCACCATCTGCACGTAGTCGCTGGCCACGTCCTTGAACAGCGTCAGCAGGTCGACCTCCTGCTGGTAGGACCCGCCCATCGCGGTCCGGTTGGTCTGGCCGACGATCGCGACCACCGGCACGTGGTCGAGCTTGGCGTCGTAGAGACCGTTGAGCAGGTGCACGGCACCCGGGCCGGAGGTGGCCATGCAGATGGCCGGCTTCCCGGAGAACTTGGCGTAGCCGACCGCCTCGAAGGCGCTCATCTCCTCGTGCCGGGACTGGATGAACCGCGGCTCGTCATCGGCCCGGCTGAACGCGCCGAGGAGGCCGTTGATGCCGTCCCCGGGATAGCCGAAGACCTGGTCCACGCCCCATTCCCGCAAGCGGGAGAGCAGTTGGTCGGCGACGGTGGTCATGTGGTGCCTCCTTCGGTAGGGATCGTGCGGTGTCGAGGGTGGGGAGTGATCAGGACCGGGCCCGGCCGCGGACGGCCTCGGCGAGCACCTCGGCGAGGTGCCGGCCCTCCTTGCCCCCGGAGTCGAGCTGGTGGATCTGGGTGCGGCAGGAGAACCCGTCGGCGAGCACCAGCGTGTCGTCGTCGGCCTCCCGCAACGCGGGCAGCAGCACCTGCTCGGCGCAGGCCTCGGAGACCTCGCCGTGGCCGGCGGTGAAGCCGAAGTTGCCGGCCAGGCCGCAGCAGCCGGACTCCAGCCGGGTGCAGTCCACGCCGGCCTTCTCCAGCAGCTGGGTGTCGGCGTCCCAGCCGAGCACCGCGTGCTGGTGGCAGTGCACCTGCGCGACCGCCTTGCGCTCCTGCTCCGGGTCGAGGCGGGGCGGCTCCCACCCGTCGGTGTGCTGGGTCAGCAGCTCGGCGAAGGTCACGGTGTGGTCGCGGAGCCGGCGTACGTCGGGGTCGTCGTCGCCCAGCAGGTCGGGGGCGTCGGAGCGGAACACCGTCGTGCAGCTCGGCTCGAGCCCGACCACGAACCCGCCGTCGCGGACGTGCGGCGCGAGCGCGGCCACGGTCTTGCGCAGCTGCTTCTTCGCGGTCTTCAGCTGGCCGGTGGAGATCCAGGTCAGCCCGCAGCACAGCGGCTCGGTCGGGATGTCGACCTCCCAGCCGGCGTCCTCGAGCACCGTGACCGCGGCCTGCCCGACGTGCGGGTGGAAGTAGTTGGTGAAGGTGTCCGGCCACAGCAGCACCCGGCCCCGCTTGCCCGGCGCGGGCCTGTCGGTGCGCTCCTGCCACCAGCGCTGCAGCGACTTGGCCGCGAACTCCGGCGGGTCGCGGTCCTCCAGTCCGGCCGCCTTCGAGGCGAGCTTGCGCAGCGGGGTGATCGACGCGGCCCGGTTGACCGCCGGGGCCAGCCGGGCCTTCTCGATCGCCCGGGCCGCGATCGGCAGGTAGCCGGTCGCGTAGTCCGCGCGCGGCCGCAGCCGGCCGGCGAAGTGGTGGGCGAGGAACTCCGCCTTGTAGGTCGCCATGTCGACATTGGCCGGGCAGTCGGACTTGCAGCCCTTGCAGGCCAGGCACAGGTCGAGCGCCTCCTTGACCTCCTCGGAGCGCCAGCCGTCCTTGATCGGCCCGTCGCCGTGCCCGTCGAGCATCTCGAACAGCAGCCGGGCGCGGCCGCGGGTGGCGTTCTGCTCCTCGCCGGTCGCCTGGTAGGACGGGCACATCACCGACCCGCCGTCGTGGGTGAGCTGGCGGCACTTGCCGACGCCCACGCACCGGTTCGCGGCGTTGGTGAAGGAGTGGTCGTCCTCGGGGTAGTCGAAGAACAGCGGCAGCGGCTGCCGGGGCGCCCAGTGCCCGCCGAGGCGCAGGTTCTCGTCGAGCCCGTACGGCGGGGTGTCGTTCTTGGGCCGGATCACCTTGCCGGGGTTCATCAGGTCGCGGGGGTCGAAGAGCGCCTTGACCTGCCCGAACAGGTCGACGACCTCCTCGCCGAACATCTTCGGCAGCAGCTCGCCGCGGCTCTGCCCGTCGCCGTGCTCGCCGGACAGCGACCCGCCGTACGCCACGCACAGGTCGGCGGCGGACTCCATGAACCGGCGGTAGGTCGCGACGCCCTCGGCGGAGGTCAGGTCGAACGGGATCCGGGTGTGCACGCAGCCCTGCCCGAAGTGGCCGTAGAGGGAGGGGCCGGTGTCGCTGGCGTAGCCGAACTCCTCGAAGAGCTTGCGCACGTCGCGCAGGTAGTCGCCGAGCCGGTCGATCGGGACCGCGGAGTCCTCCCAGCCCTCGAAGGTGTCGGGCCGGTGCGGCACGTGCGCGGTGGCGCCCAGCCCGGACTCGCGGACCATCCAGAGCTCGTGCTCCTTGTCCGGGTCGTCGTAGAACGCGACGTCGGGGGCCTTGCCCTGCTGCTCGAGGTCCTTGATGCACTCCCGGGCGTAGCGGTCGGACTCCTCGGTGTCCTCCCCGCCGAACTGCACCAGCAGGAAGCCGGTGCCCTCGGGCAGCTCGTCGAGCGCCTCGCCGTTCATGCCCTTGAGCTGCTGGTCGTGGACCAGGTAGTGGTCCACGCCCTCCAGCGTGACCGGCTGGTGCTCGACGATCGCCGGCACCGCGTCGGCGGCGGTCGCGATGTCGGGGTAGCCCAGCACGATCAGCGTCTTGGCCTTGACCACCGGCACCAGGGTCAGCTGGGCACGCAGCACCGTGACCAGGGTGGCCTCGCTGCCGACCAGGAAGCCGGGGATGTCGAAGCCGAACTCGGGCAGCAGCGAGTCCAGGTTGTAGCCCGAGACCCGGCGCGGGATGTCGGGGTAGCGCTCGCGGATCAGGTCGCCGTGGTCGTCGCGGAGCCTCCGGAGCTCTCGGTGCAGCTCGGCGACCCGGCCGCCCTGGGTCGCGACCGCGGCGTACTGGTCGTCGTCCAGCTTCCGGGCGGTGAACCGGGTGCCGTCGTGGAGCATCACGTCGAGCGCGACCAGGTTGTCGACGACCTTGCCGGTGCGCTGCGCGGTGGCGCCGCAGGAGTTGTTGCCGATCATCCCGCCGATCGTGCAGTTCGGGTGGGTCGAGGGCTCCGGGCCGTAGCGCAGCCCGGTGTCGGCGAGCTGGCGGTTGAGCTCGTCGAGCACGATGCCGGGCTCGACCCAGGCGGTCCGGTTCTCGGTGTCGACCTCGAGCAGCCGGTGGCAGTGCTGGGTGAAGTCGATGACGATCGCCTCGTTGCAGCACTGGCCGGCCAGGCTGGTGCCGCCGCCCCGGCTGACCAGCGGCAGGCCGAGCTCGTGGCAGACCCGGACCGCCTCGGCGGCCGCGTCCGTGGTCCGGGGCGTGACCACGCCGAGGGGGACCTGGCGGAAGTTCGAGGCGTCGGTGGAGTACGCCGCGCGGGTGCCGGCGTCGAAGGCCACCTCGCCGTCGACGCGCTCCTTCAGCAGCTGCTCGGCCCGCTGCAGGCGGTCGTCCTGATCCTGGTCCTGGTTCTGATTCTGGCCCTGGTGGTCCCGGCCCCGCTGGTCGCTGGCGATCGACACGTCACCCTCCCTCTCTCTGGTCGCGTGATCGGACCGGTACCCGTGCGCTGGAGCATGTATGCGTCGACGCACAGATTTTCGGGCACCGATGACCGGTCAGCGGTCATTCGGTCTAGTTGTCAGTGGTGCGCGGGGCTGTCGTCGGCGACCTCGGCCTGGATCTCCTCCAGCGAGCGGCCCTTGGTCTCGGGCACCCGGGCCGCGAAGACCAGGAAGGCCACGACCGCGATCCCGGCGTACAGCAGGAACGTGCCCTGGCGGGTGATCGCGCCGGAGAGGGTCAGGAAGGTCGCGGCGACCAGGAAGTTCGCGCCCCAGTTGGCGACGGTGGAGACCGACATCGCCGCGGAGCGGACGCCGATCGGGAAGATCTCGGCGATCATCAGCCAGAACACCGGGCCCAGGCCGACCGCGAACGCCGCGATGTAGAGCAGCAGGCCGCCGAGCGCGAGGTAGGGGGCGTGCTGCTGCAGGGTGCTGGACCAGAAGTACGCCGTGAGCACCGCGAGCGCGACCGTCAGGCCCGCGACCCCGGTCAACAGCAGCTTGCGGCGCCCAACCTTGTCGAGCAGCAGCACCGCGACGACCGTGAACACCACGTTGGTCACGCCCACGAAGACCGTCTGGGTGATCGAGGAGGAGTTGGTCAGCCCGGTGTCGGCCAGGATCGTCGGCGCGTAGTAGATGACGGTGTTGACGCCGACGAACTGCTGGAAGACCGCCAGCGCCAGCCCGACCAGCAGCAGCGGCCGGATCCGGGGCTTGAGCAGCTCGCGGACCTTGGTGTCGCCCTCGCGGCGGTTAGCCTCCTCGATGTCCTCGAGCTCCTGGTCGATGTCGGCGTCCTCGTCGCCGGCCCGCAGCTTCTCCAGGGTGTCGCGGGCGCGGTCGCGCTGGCCGTCGCTGACCAGCCAGCGCGGGGTGTGCGGGACGGTCAGCATCCCGACCGCCAGCACCGCGCCGGGCATCGCGGCGAGGCCGAGCATCCAGCGCCAGTTGTCGGTGACGTCCTTGAACAGGAAGTCCACGACGTAGGCGATCAGGATCCCGGAGGTGACCGCGAGCTGGTTGAACGAGACCAGGCCGCCGCGGACCTTCGGCGGCGCGACCTCGGAGATGTAGAGCGGCGCCACGAACGACGCCGTACCGACCGAGAGGCCGAGCACGAACCGGAACGCGATCAGCATCTCGGCGTTCACCGAGAACGCGCAGCCGAGCGCGCCCACGACGTACACGACCCCGGAGAGCACCTTGGTCCACCGGCGGCTGATCCGGTCGGCGAGGTAGCCCGAGGCGATCGCGCCGATCATCGCGCCGATCAGCAGCACCGAGACGATCGCCTGCTGCTCCAGGGTGCCCGCGTGCAGGTCGTCCTTGATGAACAGCAGCGCCCCGGAGATGACGCCGGTGTCGTAGCCGAACAGCAGCCCGCCGATCGCGGCGATCACGCTGACGCGGACCAGCAGCCCGTTGCCGCTCTCGCGCATCCCGCCCACGAACGACGTGGCGCTGGTGTCCTGGTTCTTCCCCTCTGCCGGCACGGCCGTCTCCCCTCGCTGACGCATCGACGTGCTCGATGAATTGCGGGGGTGGTACCCGAGGTCTCGAGGTACATGCGCTGGCGCACAGATTTGTGCGGGGGTGGGGTGGGGGCCGAGCTCAGCGCTCGGGGTCAGTGCCGGCGCCCGGGGTCAGTCCCAGCGCTCGGGCGGGGGTGGGGCGGCCTCCAGGGTGGGGGCGGCCAGCGACATCAGGCCGCCGAGCAGCAGCAGCGCCCCGCAGAGCCCCTCGTAGACCAGCACCCAGGTCGGGTCGGCGGTGAACAGGAAGGCACGGAGCAGGAACCCGACGCCCGCGACCAGGATCGCGGCCACCGCGACCAGGTGCCGTCCCGGGTTGCCGACCAGGATCCGCAGTGCGCCGGCGAGGGAGATCATCATGAAGCCCAGCGCCCAGTTGGCGTCGGACTGTCCCTGGAGGTCCTGGGGGAAGAACGCCCACTCGGCGTACATCACCGTCAGCGACACCACGAGCGCCAGCCAGGCGCCGGCCGGGGCCGTGGGTGGGCGCGGCGCGGTCCGGCGGTACGACGCGAGCCGGGCCCGGTCGTCGTAGTGGAACAGCTCCGCGGTGGGCCGGGTGGCCGGCACGGTCGGCTGGGCGGTCGGCTGAGCGGTCGGCTGCGGCACTGCCGGCGCGGCCGGCGCGGCCGGGGCAGCCGGCGCGGCTGGGGCTGTCGCTGCGGGTGCCGCTGTGTCGGGGGCCGGGTCGGTCTTCCGGTGCCGGCCCCGGATGAGGGGATGGGTGTGGGTGCGCGCCATGGCGCCGCCTCCTGCTCGACGGGACGAGTCCAGCGTCGGCTCGGGCGGCGGCCCGCGGTAGGGCTGAGGGTCCCGGGTCGTTCGGCCCCCGCCCCGGCGTACGCCCGGGTGTCAACGAGCGCCGACTCGGCGTACTCCCGGGTGTCAACGAGCGCCGACTCGGCTCTCGTTGACACCCGGGCAGACCAGCACACCGGGGGGCACGGCGGGCGGCTCAGGGCAGGTCGTCGGTCAGCGTGACGACGACCTTCACCTCCTGCGACCCGGGCTGCTCGAAGGCGGCCGGGGCGTCGGCGAGGGGGATCTGGGTGGTGATCAGCCGACGCAGCCAGTCGGTGTCGGCGGCGGCGAGCGCGTCGGCGGCGGCCTGGTAGTGGCGCAGGTTGGCGTTGACCGAGCCTACGACCGCATCGTTCTCGAGCACGATCTCCCGGCTCAGCCCGCCGCCGTCGACCGACAGCGACCGGCCGGTGGGGGAGACGCCGGTCAGGCAGACGATGCCGTAGCGGCCGGTGCCGCCGATCGCGTCGAAGACCAGGTCCGGTACGCCCGTGCCCTCGATCACCACGTCGGGGGTGAGCGCCTCGAGGGCCTTGTCGAGCGGCTCGTGGTGGTACGTCGCGCCGAGCGACTCGACCAGTCCGGGCTTGGGACCGTCGGTGACCCGGTCCAGCACGTGCACGTCGAGGCCCTTCTGCACGCCGATCATCGCGGCGAGCAGCCCGATCGGGCCGGCGCCGGTGACCAGCACCGTCTCGGGGTCGAACCAG is a window encoding:
- a CDS encoding enolase C-terminal domain-like protein; protein product: MTTLRTWTETIPTDAPEGDGTLTWDSTTIVLVQAEAGGRTGLGWTYAPAAAAQVVDGLLADVVTGRDALAPESANDAMVRAVRNAGRPGLVAMAISAVDIALWDLAARLQDVPLHRLWGVDPDPVEVYGSGGFTTYDDDRLRTQVEGWCELGLRRVKIKIGESWGSRVDRDLERAALARKVAGDPRDDGADLFVDANGGYSAGEAIRVGRALEDLGVVWFEEPVTSDDLPGLARVRDGVTADVTAGEYGYDLTYFQRMAPSVDCLQVDVTRCGGYTEWRRIAAAAHAQHVPLSGHCAPYVSLPVAAASPGLRHLEWFHDHVRIEQRLFDGCPDPIDAHLTPSDAPGHGLTLKQPR
- a CDS encoding thiamine pyrophosphate-requiring protein, with protein sequence MTTVADQLLSRLREWGVDQVFGYPGDGINGLLGAFSRADDEPRFIQSRHEEMSAFEAVGYAKFSGKPAICMATSGPGAVHLLNGLYDAKLDHVPVVAIVGQTNRTAMGGSYQQEVDLLTLFKDVASDYVQMVTVPEQLPNVLDRAIRTAMTRHAPTAIIIPNDVQELDYSPPQHEFKMVPSSLGISWPTAAPDGQALRQAAEILNAGKRVALLVGQGARGAAGEITEVADLLGAGVAKALLGKDVLSDELPWVTGSIGLLGTRPSYEMMQGCDTLLTIGSSFPYTQFMPDLDQARAVQIDIDGTMIGMRYPYEVNLVGDAATTLRALIPMLERKTDRSWHEDICAGVEKWWDTMEDEAHVSADPVNPMRIFWEFSKQAPQDAIIAADSGSSANWYARHIKFRGAMRGSLSGNLATMGPGVPYAIGAKFAHPDRPAIAFEGDGAMQMNGLAELVTISRYWQTWDDPRLVVCVLHNNDLNQVTWELRAMGGTPKFVESQALPDISYAGFAGSIGLGAIEVKDPEDLAAAWETALNADRPYVLDVHCDADIPPIPPHATLDQMTNSAKALIKGDASRWGVMKEGIKTKAQEFLPHHDHD
- a CDS encoding FAD-binding and (Fe-S)-binding domain-containing protein; this encodes MSIASDQRGRDHQGQNQNQDQDQDDRLQRAEQLLKERVDGEVAFDAGTRAAYSTDASNFRQVPLGVVTPRTTDAAAEAVRVCHELGLPLVSRGGGTSLAGQCCNEAIVIDFTQHCHRLLEVDTENRTAWVEPGIVLDELNRQLADTGLRYGPEPSTHPNCTIGGMIGNNSCGATAQRTGKVVDNLVALDVMLHDGTRFTARKLDDDQYAAVATQGGRVAELHRELRRLRDDHGDLIRERYPDIPRRVSGYNLDSLLPEFGFDIPGFLVGSEATLVTVLRAQLTLVPVVKAKTLIVLGYPDIATAADAVPAIVEHQPVTLEGVDHYLVHDQQLKGMNGEALDELPEGTGFLLVQFGGEDTEESDRYARECIKDLEQQGKAPDVAFYDDPDKEHELWMVRESGLGATAHVPHRPDTFEGWEDSAVPIDRLGDYLRDVRKLFEEFGYASDTGPSLYGHFGQGCVHTRIPFDLTSAEGVATYRRFMESAADLCVAYGGSLSGEHGDGQSRGELLPKMFGEEVVDLFGQVKALFDPRDLMNPGKVIRPKNDTPPYGLDENLRLGGHWAPRQPLPLFFDYPEDDHSFTNAANRCVGVGKCRQLTHDGGSVMCPSYQATGEEQNATRGRARLLFEMLDGHGDGPIKDGWRSEEVKEALDLCLACKGCKSDCPANVDMATYKAEFLAHHFAGRLRPRADYATGYLPIAARAIEKARLAPAVNRAASITPLRKLASKAAGLEDRDPPEFAAKSLQRWWQERTDRPAPGKRGRVLLWPDTFTNYFHPHVGQAAVTVLEDAGWEVDIPTEPLCCGLTWISTGQLKTAKKQLRKTVAALAPHVRDGGFVVGLEPSCTTVFRSDAPDLLGDDDPDVRRLRDHTVTFAELLTQHTDGWEPPRLDPEQERKAVAQVHCHQHAVLGWDADTQLLEKAGVDCTRLESGCCGLAGNFGFTAGHGEVSEACAEQVLLPALREADDDTLVLADGFSCRTQIHQLDSGGKEGRHLAEVLAEAVRGRARS
- a CDS encoding sugar porter family MFS transporter, which encodes MPAEGKNQDTSATSFVGGMRESGNGLLVRVSVIAAIGGLLFGYDTGVISGALLFIKDDLHAGTLEQQAIVSVLLIGAMIGAIASGYLADRISRRWTKVLSGVVYVVGALGCAFSVNAEMLIAFRFVLGLSVGTASFVAPLYISEVAPPKVRGGLVSFNQLAVTSGILIAYVVDFLFKDVTDNWRWMLGLAAMPGAVLAVGMLTVPHTPRWLVSDGQRDRARDTLEKLRAGDEDADIDQELEDIEEANRREGDTKVRELLKPRIRPLLLVGLALAVFQQFVGVNTVIYYAPTILADTGLTNSSSITQTVFVGVTNVVFTVVAVLLLDKVGRRKLLLTGVAGLTVALAVLTAYFWSSTLQQHAPYLALGGLLLYIAAFAVGLGPVFWLMIAEIFPIGVRSAAMSVSTVANWGANFLVAATFLTLSGAITRQGTFLLYAGIAVVAFLVFAARVPETKGRSLEEIQAEVADDSPAHH
- a CDS encoding alcohol dehydrogenase catalytic domain-containing protein, translated to MRALTVQPGSKGSARVEDVPDPQAGAGELLVQGLALGVCGTDKEIVRGEYGWSPSGRDRLVLGHESLGRVLQAPEGSGFSAGDLVAGVVRRPDPEPCGACAHGEWDMCRNGRYTERGIKEIDGFGSEQWTVPTEYAVRVAEHLGLAGVLTEPTSVVAKAWEQVERVGSRAWFDPETVLVTGAGPIGLLAAMIGVQKGLDVHVLDRVTDGPKPGLVESLGATYHHEPLDKALEALTPDVVIEGTGVPDLVFDAIGGTGRYGIVCLTGVSPTGRSLSVDGGGLSREIVLENDAVVGSVNANLRHYQAAADALAAADTDWLRRLITTQIPLADAPAAFEQPGSQEVKVVVTLTDDLP